The Ziziphus jujuba cultivar Dongzao chromosome 5, ASM3175591v1 genome segment acaaaaaagtttgggaatgattatgtttcttttatcttttcttagtTCTAGAAATAATTGTTTctatttcatccaaaataaattatgtgTCTTAAATATAATGTGCTCtcgatttatttgttttttttttttttttttggtagtacaTATGGATCGAAGAAAAGTCGCTGCATTCTTTTTGCTTCCAAATGATTCACAATTAGAGTCTTTTTGTACGGCATTTATGTTGCttttgtttatgtatatatactggGCATATATAAGGCGACATGATAGAGGTTATAGGAATCAACTACCTAGGAATGCAGAATTGCGTATGTCATTTCTAAATAGTCTGTTAGATAATGATGTTAATTTTATTAGTCAGCttaggatggataggagaacatttgatACTTTGTGTCAGTTATTACGCGAGGATGGATAAGTTAAAAGTGATGGCActgttacattggaagagcaagtgtgtGTATTTCTACATTATATTTCTAcacataattgctcatcatacaaATAACCGTATGATTATCACTAGATTTTTTAGATCGGGAGAGACGattagtagatatttcaattctgTGTTGCATGAAATACTCCGCTTACATATGACTTTGTTAAGATAACCAAAACATGTATCAGATAATTATTTGGATAATAGATGGAAAGTATTTAAGATACGTTTGTGGAATTGTTtggttatttatattatagttCAATTATTTGTAACATTATCTGATGTTAGTAACATTGTTAATGAtgtagaattgtttgggagcttTAGATGGAACATATATTAAGGTGAATGTCCCAGAAAATGATAAACCAAGATATCGAACAAGAAAGGGTGAGATAGCcacaaatgttttaggtgtatgtaatccaaatatggaatttatatttgtattacctggtTAGGAAGGTTCTGCTTCGGATTCAAGAGTACTCcgagatgcattaagtaggccaaatggGTTAAGGGTACAAACTGGTAAGACTAATTCTCAAGTTTTACATTGTAGTAGTCAACATTGCATACACTAATAGGagatatgttttttctttttttaggttgttattacttagtggatgctggttaTACTAATGGTGAAAGGTTTCTTGTACCATATAGAGGAACGAGATATCACCTTTCTGAGtggagagatggttgtgcacccataaatcatgaagagtatttcaacatgaagcatgcatctACTAGGAATGTCATAAAAAGATGTTTTAGGGTTCTTAAAAAGCGGtgggcaattttaagaagtccatctttctatcctattgcaacacaaatcaagataattactgcatgttgccttatacataatcttattagaagagaaatgataATTGATCCTGGGGAAGTCAAGTTTGATAGAAGTGATGATGTTGACGTTAGTATCGAGGATGACTTTATAGGATCGATTTCTTCATCGGACCAATGGACCCACTGGAGAGATGATttagctaagcaaatgtttgATGAGTGGAGAGGTCTTCGTGGTCATTAGTGGTCGATTGTTGTCTTTAATGCTTCTCTAACTGCTTTATTTTATACTGTTTGTTAAACATCTTGGATCATTTGTAtgaaaaccaatatatattcTATGCCATTGTTGTCAACCATGAATGATTGTTGCTTATTTGCTTGCTGTTATTTGCTTGCTATTATTGTATTGTTGAAATCATAAAAATGTGAATTTCGATAGAAATGGAGGTTAGAGGTAGCAGTCATGATATCCGAGGGGTTGAATCTAGACGAATATGGAGTAAAAAGGAGGAAGATGCTTTACTGCTTATTTTAGATGAGGTTGTAGCTAGTGGGCAGTGGTGTGACATAGGATCATTCAAATCTGGCACAAGTACTATGATTGAGAGGCGATTGGCTGAGATATGTCCTGATTGGTTGTGAGCAAATCCACACATTGagtcaaaattgaaaaagtggaagaagtATACGGTATAATATACGATATGCTAAACAAAAGTGGGTTCGAATGGAATGACTTTCTTAAATGTGTGGAAGTTGATAGTGACGAAGTTTggaaagcatatgtgcaggttttgaaaCATTGGACATCttctttcattgaattttttaacttgATATATGAAGtatgtttttctattgtttacaattaaaagttttttttatttttttttatttcagagCAATCCAAGTGCAAAGGCATGGAAAGGTAAATTGTTTCCGATGTATGAGAGGCTTGCTACTATTTTTGAAAAGGATCAGGCAAcaggacatggagcacaaactccaattaATATGGTCAATGATTTGAATTTGGATAGTGGAAATGAACAATTTAATGATGTATATTCTCCAATGTCTATGAATGAAATACATAATGAACCGTCCACCCGACCCAAATTAAGAGGTAAGAGAGAATCTGAATtgaaagatgatgatattgtgaGCGGATTTGACAATGTAGCaaagaaattatttgataaattggctgcAAAGTTAGATAAATCTGAAGCCAATTATCCACAATACTTAACTATGGAGCTTGACAGGTTAGGCTTCTCTGCTGATAACAATCTCGaaatctctaaggcaatgagattGGATCCATCGAACGTTGAGGTGTTTAAGATTATTGGGACGGATGCGGGCAAGATTGAATTTGTtaggaaatttttaaattactaagTATCGTTGTGGATCATATATTAAAGCCTATGTATGAAGGGATGATAATTAGGAACACTTATATTTGAACTTTATGGACATATATTGTACGGTTGTTTATGGACATATGTGGTATGGTAATGGATGTTGGTatctaattatgcatgtaaaGACACTTTTATGGAGCACGTGTTATGTTTTAGTGTATTAATATGCACTTGATTGATTTAACgcattgttattttgtttaattatattattatattatgttatagtTTAATATAATATGCAGGAATATTCAATGGCAAGGAGAAGAATTTATATTGTGTTTAAAGGTAGACAACtagggatatataattcttggcatgaatgtcatcaacaagtccaaggatttaaggataatttatatcaagcctataatacaaCCGAAGAAGCTGAAATAGCATATGCTGAGTATGTAGAACAAATGATGAGGAATCTAAATGAGGCAAATCCAATACAACATATCACCGCACATACACGTGCCAACTTGAACAATGAATGGCGTACTGGTTATATAATCGGCTATTTGTTTGGATTATTATCAatgagtatttttatttatttagcataTAAATAGTTATCGGTATAaactcaaatatatacatttgtatGCACACAAGTATGTGAAATCGTAGTTattaacaagttcttaattaaatatgatgttATGTTTTTTGATTTgtacatataatttaatatattataacatcaatttaattaatttttaaaaccatatattaaaagtaatttgtgggtgtaaaaaaaaaattacaatttaattacaatgtaaataaaaaattacaattacaaaatttcattaattatctttattttttattaattattatttataaaatattatattataatttaatttttatttatttttaaaattataaattaatatagtttgtggatgtaataaaaattgaaattttatatgtaaatacaaatatatcaatttacaatattaattaagtatattattttttattataattataaatcgaattttataatttttcactaaaaaaaattataaaatagtttaatcTAGTCTAATCATGCACCAAACATGGAACAACCAGTCCACCATTTAGTCCGAAACTATACCAAATACAAAACTGCACTATTCTATCATGTTCGATCTAGACCTGATCTGTCCGATCCTGTTCGATCTGAACCTGTCCTGTGTGCCAAACGTTAATatcacaatttattttttaattattttattttaaaagttaaggtttaaaattttttgattggattttttttttaaatatgattttagtatATTGCTAACTTcatgtttgactttttttttaatttttaaatcctaattctttATGTGATCAAAAACCAATAAATGAAGACGATGTTAAAACaatcaaattaatcaaatatgaaTTTGACTATTTATATTATAAGATAACTAGTACTAGTTGTTAAGTTCACATATAATGTAACtgcattatataatttaaatatatatatatatattatataatatattatatacacactATGTATTCTTAAAtactaaacaaatatataatatatattatatatatacatgtcgtgcattcttaaattctaaacaaatatatattatataatatataatacatattatatatacacatacccaTTCTTAAAtcctaaacaaataataatatccttaatatataatgaaaataaaaaaaataaaaaaataaaacatattcatccattaaaacaatttcaacactactaattttttatttatcatcataGCTTTGGGATCTCCCAAAGTTTTAGAACTCGAACTTTAAATATCTATTACATATTGTTAGCATTGACCTCTTTGATAAAATCGATCTGCCTGcttatatttgaaaacttattcaaaagttttataattaataagtatatttgaatcttttttttttcaatatatattataaaagttttttgagaattaaaaatttgagttttatatattaatattatttaatcatggaattgaaattcaaaatgcttatctatctaatatttttccatttacgaaatttaaattcaaattgaaatgcacttgtataatttaattcaaattcaaatatatttaaataatatttttttacttatgaaattcaatttcaaattcaaatgtatttgttaatttcttgtaaataattaatttttctatattaaatattcataatataatataatttatttatttattattattattattatttattctataaatatatttttatcttataaggtaaattatttatgctatttaaattaaaaaatatttatctatttaatttttctcatctattaaattcaaattcaaatttatttatgtaatttaatttaaattcaaatatatttatgtaatattttcatttatgtaattcaaatttaaattttaatgttgattccttgcaaataattaatttctctataCTAAAGACtcataacattattattattattattattattattattatttatccttaaacaaatttttatcttataaagtaaataatttatacaattcaaattaaaaattatttacctatttaattttttctatctatataattcaaattaaaatttagatttagatatataatttaattcaaatgcatttatataatattttccatttataaaatttaaattcaaatgtattttttgattccttgcaaataattgatttttttatattaaatcaatatttaattatatttattattattgttattgttattgttattattattataacctaattaacaataattttgatttaaaaagagGCACATATATAGTTAACACACCATATATGTCGACTTGTACATTATGATATAAATCaacatcaaattatatataatttacggtgtttttttatatatttatttcaatattatatataatttgattatgatcTATTTTTAATGTACatatcaatatttattatagcaaaattatatatatatacacacacacataatattttatgattgatgatataattattagtttatagttatcaatattttaaaaagaatatgtttatttaaaacttatttcaagacaaaatttgattttatatatattttgatacaattataaaagataaaaaaaaattatactttttcaatcaattatctaatattataataataaaatatatatttttaaatatgatcaataaaaatgaaaaagtttcatacttttaaatagctgttcaatttaatattaattaatattttgataggatcataaataattaaaaaaataataagtttttattgatgattttaaaggAAACTAGCATCTATTCCTATGCGATGCaagatatatataactataataaataattttaaaaataatctataataattaattatatttgaaaacttatttaaaagttttattgttaataagtatactataaaaatttgttaagaaacataaatttaacctttatatataatactattcaattatacaatttaaattaaaaaatgtttacctatataatttttttaatggaatttttctatctaattttttcctctacaaaatttaaatttaaattaaattgcatTTATAAacttaattcaaattcaaatatgtttaaataatatttttcgtttatagaattcaaattcaaatatattttttgattcctgacaagtaattaatttctatatattaaatactcataatataatttaattatttattattattattattatttatcttataaacatattttcaccttataagataaaaatatatttatcttataagcaaatgttttgaatataaatcttattttcctatgtttaacaattattatttatgttattattttttttatattcaaataaaaagatattgttattaatttccatataaccatttttgtatatgttaatatattttaaatattttaaattaaggaacaatatatatgcaaatatatttatgatatatactattataataataattttttttattccttcatTCCTAAAAgtaaatctattatatataaaaataaatctaattttgtaattttgttatgtttaacagttattatttatgatattatattttttatgttcgaataaaaaaatgtctttattaattttcatataaacatatttatatatgtaaaaatatttaaaatatgtttaattaagcaaaaaatatatatacaaatacatttatgtcataaaaatattataataacaaaaatatatatttttatttctccatTCCTAAACCAAAATctattatatgtaaatattaaaaaacatatataatactataaaaatataaaaatattataatagaaaGAGTTTCcaattttatgaatataataatgtatcattattttgttgtgttcaatattttttaaaaagtatgcttttttaaatttatttcaaaacaaaaattaattttacatatagTTGAATACGATTATAAAAgggaaaattataaatataaataaatataattaaaagaaaaaaataattttggatgaaaattaaaataataatatgttgaaatgtggtatttattcttctttttttatattatatatatttgaaaggaTAATATAAGAATACGTGgtgcaaatttttatttttttatatattatatatattaggtaACAATCACTTGGTTAAATATACAATCAAGGTTGCGCCAAGTTGAGCAAGGCCATGCTTATGCTCCATCCAGGTTAGAGTGGCAGTGCGGCAATGACCTCAAAaactaccaaaaaataaaaataaaaataatcacttGGTTATATTATACATATCTTAATCACTGCCATCTTAAATTAATCATGAGACCAACGTAATTACCACGCCAcaaataattattgtttatatgCCAAAAAATTGAGTGGAATTTTTATTgcccaaaatcaaaattcattaCCTACACCACTGTCTAATTGATATCAATAATAACCCTGTCATTGTCACATCCAGGGATCCCACCATACATGCCACAACCAACAGGGCACATGGCATGTAATATGCCcacttttttcctttgttttatgGGTGGAAACGCCTAGTTTCCCTTATCTTATAAATGATGTCCATATCCGTGCTTCGTTTTGgatatatgattattttattatttaaacaaaaattatcttTATTAGTATATACTAACATATTCTTTTGGGACAGCTGAGCTAATAATGATCATCAATGATAtcgtttaaaatatttgaatgatGAAATATTCATCCTTCTATTTATAAACTAGAAatgtaagtaaaaaaaaaaaaaagattattaatatatatatacactaaatttcttcttaaaaagtttatataatagttaaagagtcgtcaattttttttttgaatgattgTCAGTTTCTAAAAAGCAAGTCAttgttttatcaaattattctacctatatatatttatatatttctctcaagaaaatatatattcatatttttccaaattatttaattctaaaatattttttgagtgGAAGTTCTAAAATGTGGACATTAGTTATAACTATTACCtcaaaattcttttaattattatttttgtttgatattCTTTTAGTTCTGAATGAAGCTAATatgcataaattataaataaataaataaaataactattgtTGGCATTGAACTATtgattgttttgatttttgaacCACATGAAAAACAGGAGGCGccgaccatatatatatatattcttgctTAGAAAAAGTAAAGATAGGTATAATATAAATACTGTATAGCAATAGGCAATAACCAGTTTTTTGCTGAAAATGatgttttataaaccaaaaaaccCGCAGAATAGGCAATAACAAGTTATGCTAAAGTCATGCAGTCCAATAATTTAACAAAGAAAGACAACTTGGTGTTTGGATTCGCAAAAAGTAGAAGGAACCAAAGTAAGGAGTTAGAAGGGTGCATTGATTTGGTATCTCAGCTGACTAGATATGTTACTTAAATTATAAGTGCCTCCTAACTTCAAAATTGGGTTTTGATTCTTCAGAAAAGTTAAAGAATTCAAAAGTGGCTGtaggctttttctttttgaggAGGTTTTGAAcgacgttaaaaaaaaaaaagaaaaaaaaaaaagcctaggTATGTCTAATGGGTATTCATTTTTCctaaaagttaataaacaaaaaaaaaataaataaaaaaaataaaaaaaatcacttttttgcTGTAAGAAAGATATTTAACCTGCTACAGCCTTGTAGAAACTTGATAGAAAAAGTGACATCTAAACTAAATGTCATCAATTTCGTTGTCAGAATCATGTGAGATTCCAGCAagcaaagtttttttctttttttttgataaatgactATTCATTGCAGAAGTTAGTGTCAGAGAAAAgtgaaaagtaaaaacaaaaataaagtaggtgttttaataaaaaatggatCAATTACGCAGTGAAATTCCAATAATCTTCGATTAGAATCATGACTAAGGGAcagaatataattaaaaagatatgtcatttaattaaaaaattgtctAGGGTGAATTCTTTAGTAACcgattctattttattttgttttattattatcttttaaatgtaTTAAATATGTGGCcagtttatatgattttaaatcatttcactttttttttttttaatttttacactGTGTTTGGATCGgaagataaaaatgaaagaaagagaggACAAATttgacaaagaaagaaaagaaaaaaaatataaagtatttataataattgtttataatgattattaatgaaaagaaaaaaataaaaaataattaatataatctatgttttttacaaaaatattatatatatatatgtatatataaaatatttcaatagattaatttttaatatataaaaataatattaaaatatttaaaaattttatgaaactcTTTTTTGGAAAAGCTAAATGCCTAAAATTggcctaaatttttttttttttttttttttttatctttccttccttatcctttcttttctttttattttaacaatttaaatcatttcttttcctttcttttctactCTTTCAATTCAAACATAATATTAGGCATTCACATGTACTTAAATTACTCAGTTTAATTTACAGTTAATAAGAAATGCCTTTTAGTTAAAAAGAAAAGTCTGAGAAAGTACAAAACTTTAGAAATATTAGTTTTGATTCCactaacaaataaatcaaagtgcccaaaaaaaaaaaaaaaaaaagaagaaaaaggatttCCATAAGTTTTCAATATCTCAACCATTACATTTTCTCTTACTACTACAAATAAGTCAAagtgccccaaaaaaaaaaaaaaaaaaaagatttccatggaagttttcaatattttcaaccGTCAAATTTCTCTGACTCGTCCCAGTCTTGAAGAGTGACGGCAGGGCAAAACCGAGGGAATGCAACTTCCTGAACCTCCTATATTTACCTTCTAAAGCTTTTCCACGCAAAATACCACCAATAAATTTTCAGGGCCTGtccaagaaaaagacaaaaagtaagAGCAAAAgaaacattcttttttttacttaattaaactttaataaaatattatttgccaGAAAACAATGTGTCTGTCGTTTATAATTTTATCTCTGGCTTGATTAACAAGTACAAATAATGATATCAATAATCGTTTCAATTTCATAAGCAAAATGGTTACATAagatgattgtttttttttttttttctttaatattacaattaataatatatatgatgaGCTAGGGAAGATCATTCTTGTTTCCAAGTCTCAACTGCACCTTCCTTCCTATCAATCTCTCTGTCTTTCTTCACTACTTTTGTACAGCTTTAATTAGCTTTTTTGGCTCATCTTTTGTCCGGCCAATATACCTTTTTCGTTTTGGCTTTTCTTTGGCCAAACTTCTTTTCCTATGTATAAAAAAACGTGTACATCCCAAGTTTCCATTGCTTAGT includes the following:
- the LOC112490554 gene encoding uncharacterized protein LOC112490554 isoform X3, which gives rise to MHLSEKETRSMSTLHLCISESSNPSAKAWKGKLFPMYERLATIFEKDQATGHGAQTPINMVNDLNLDSGNEQFNDVYSPMSMNEIHNEPSTRPKLRGKRESELKDDDIVSGFDNVAKKLFDKLAAKLDKSEANYPQYLTMELDRLGFSADNNLEISKAMRLDPSNVEVFKIIGTDAGKIEFVRKFLNY
- the LOC112490554 gene encoding uncharacterized protein LOC112490554 isoform X4; the protein is MLNKSGFEWNDFLKCVEVDSDEVWKAYVQSNPSAKAWKGKLFPMYERLATIFEKDQATGHGAQTPINMVNDLNLDSGNEQFNDVYSPMSMNEIHNEPSTRPKLRGFSADNNLEISKAMRLDPSNVEVFKIIGTDAGKIEFVRKFLNY
- the LOC112490554 gene encoding uncharacterized protein LOC112490554 isoform X2, producing the protein MLNNEAVQLTSGWETSVLDSQKNLSNPSAKAWKGKLFPMYERLATIFEKDQATGHGAQTPINMVNDLNLDSGNEQFNDVYSPMSMNEIHNEPSTRPKLRGKRESELKDDDIVSGFDNVAKKLFDKLAAKLDKSEANYPQYLTMELDRLGFSADNNLEISKAMRLDPSNVEVFKIIGTDAGKIEFVRKFLNY
- the LOC112490554 gene encoding uncharacterized protein LOC112490554 isoform X1 — its product is MLNKSGFEWNDFLKCVEVDSDEVWKAYVQSNPSAKAWKGKLFPMYERLATIFEKDQATGHGAQTPINMVNDLNLDSGNEQFNDVYSPMSMNEIHNEPSTRPKLRGKRESELKDDDIVSGFDNVAKKLFDKLAAKLDKSEANYPQYLTMELDRLGFSADNNLEISKAMRLDPSNVEVFKIIGTDAGKIEFVRKFLNY